A stretch of Pseudomonas sp. 7SR1 DNA encodes these proteins:
- the metK gene encoding methionine adenosyltransferase: MSEYSLFTSESVSEGHPDKIADQISDAVLDAIIAEDKFARVACETLVKTGVAIIAGEVTTSAWVDLEQIVRDVILGIGYNSSEVGFDGATCGVMNIIGKQSVDIAQGVDRSKPEDQGAGDQGLMFGYASNETDVLMPAPITFSHQLVQRQAEARKSGLLPWLRPDAKSQVTCRYENGKVVGIDAIVLSTQHNPEVSYKDLREGVMELIVKHVVPAELLNKDTQFHINPTGNFIIGGPVGDCGLTGRKIIVDSYGGMARHGGGAFSGKDPSKVDRSAAYAGRYVAKNIVAAGLAERCEIQVSYAIGVAQPTSISLNTFGTGKIGDDKIIKLVREVFDLRPYAITTMLDLLHPMYQETAAYGHFGRTPQTKTVDGDTFTTFTWEKTDRADALRAAAGL, from the coding sequence ATGAGCGAATACTCCCTTTTCACCTCCGAGTCCGTGTCTGAAGGGCATCCGGACAAAATCGCCGACCAGATTTCTGATGCGGTGCTGGACGCCATCATTGCTGAAGACAAGTTCGCCCGCGTGGCGTGCGAGACTCTGGTGAAAACGGGCGTGGCGATCATCGCTGGCGAAGTCACCACCTCGGCCTGGGTCGACCTGGAACAGATCGTTCGCGACGTCATCCTGGGCATCGGCTACAACAGCTCCGAGGTCGGCTTCGACGGCGCGACCTGCGGCGTGATGAACATCATCGGCAAGCAGTCGGTGGACATCGCCCAGGGCGTGGACCGCAGCAAGCCGGAAGACCAGGGTGCCGGCGACCAGGGCCTGATGTTCGGCTACGCCAGCAACGAAACCGACGTGCTGATGCCCGCCCCGATCACGTTCTCGCACCAATTGGTGCAACGCCAGGCCGAGGCACGCAAGTCCGGCCTGCTGCCATGGCTGCGTCCGGATGCCAAGTCTCAGGTCACGTGCCGCTACGAAAATGGCAAGGTGGTCGGCATCGACGCCATCGTGCTGTCGACCCAGCACAACCCGGAAGTCTCCTACAAAGACCTGCGCGAAGGCGTGATGGAACTGATCGTCAAGCACGTAGTGCCTGCCGAGCTGCTGAACAAGGACACCCAGTTCCACATCAACCCGACCGGCAACTTCATCATCGGTGGCCCGGTGGGCGACTGCGGCCTGACTGGTCGCAAGATCATCGTCGACAGCTACGGCGGCATGGCCCGTCACGGTGGCGGCGCGTTCTCCGGCAAGGATCCTTCGAAGGTTGACCGCTCTGCCGCCTATGCCGGTCGCTACGTGGCCAAGAACATCGTGGCCGCCGGCCTGGCCGAGCGCTGCGAGATCCAGGTGTCGTACGCCATCGGCGTCGCCCAGCCGACTTCGATCTCGTTGAACACCTTCGGCACCGGCAAGATCGGCGACGACAAGATCATCAAGCTGGTACGCGAAGTGTTCGACCTTCGTCCATACGCCATCACCACCATGCTCGACCTGCTGCATCCGATGTACCAGGAGACTGCGGCCTACGGTCACTTCGGCCGCACGCCGCAGACCAAGACAGTCGATGGCGATACCTTCACCACCTTCACCTGGGAAAAGACCGACCGCGCCGACGCTCTGCGCGCCGCTGCCGGCCTGTAA
- a CDS encoding ArsR/SmtB family transcription factor encodes MNLRAPSLQHNDSDELAALCKAGGDPLRLNVLRALANDSFGVLELAQIFGIGQSGMSHHLKVLAQADLVATRREGNAIFYRRALPHTDLLGGKLHAALLEEVDELSLPTDVQARIAQVHGQRAAASQDFFARVAEKFRAQQDLIAGLPQYRESVLALLDKLSFAPDATAIEVGPGDGAFLPELARRFSQVTALDNSPAMLELARQVCERETLTNVSLQLADALNGVNLQADCVVLNMVLHHFAAPADALKHMAGLLQPGGSLLVTELCSHNQSWAREACGDLWLGFEQDDLARWATTAGLVPGESLYVGLRNGFQIQVRHFQRPAGDTHHR; translated from the coding sequence ATGAACTTACGTGCGCCTTCCCTTCAGCATAACGATAGCGATGAACTGGCGGCCCTTTGCAAGGCCGGTGGCGACCCATTGCGCCTCAATGTGTTGCGCGCCCTGGCCAACGATTCGTTCGGCGTGCTGGAGCTGGCACAGATCTTCGGCATCGGCCAGTCCGGCATGAGCCATCACCTCAAGGTCCTCGCCCAGGCCGACCTGGTGGCGACCCGCCGTGAAGGCAATGCAATTTTCTACCGTCGCGCCCTGCCCCACACCGACCTTCTGGGTGGCAAGCTGCACGCGGCATTGCTGGAAGAAGTGGACGAGCTGAGCCTGCCGACGGACGTGCAGGCCCGCATTGCCCAGGTCCATGGGCAACGGGCCGCCGCCAGCCAGGATTTTTTTGCCCGGGTCGCGGAGAAATTTCGCGCCCAGCAGGACCTGATCGCAGGATTGCCGCAATACCGTGAAAGTGTCTTGGCGCTGCTGGACAAACTTAGCTTTGCGCCCGACGCCACCGCCATCGAGGTGGGTCCTGGCGATGGCGCCTTCCTGCCGGAACTGGCAAGACGCTTCAGCCAGGTCACGGCGCTGGACAACAGCCCGGCCATGCTCGAGCTGGCTCGCCAGGTATGCGAGCGCGAAACCCTGACTAATGTCAGCCTGCAATTGGCCGATGCCTTGAATGGTGTGAACCTGCAGGCCGATTGCGTCGTATTGAACATGGTACTTCATCATTTCGCCGCGCCGGCCGATGCCCTCAAGCACATGGCCGGCCTGCTGCAACCAGGCGGCAGCCTGCTGGTGACAGAGTTATGCAGCCACAACCAGAGCTGGGCCAGGGAGGCCTGCGGTGATCTCTGGCTGGGGTTCGAACAGGACGACCTGGCCCGTTGGGCCACCACTGCGGGCCTCGTGCCCGGGGAAAGCCTCTATGTAGGCTTACGAAATGGTTTCCAGATCCAGGTCCGCCATTTTCAGCGGCCGGCTGGTGACACTCACCATCGGTAA